A DNA window from Anastrepha obliqua isolate idAnaObli1 chromosome 5, idAnaObli1_1.0, whole genome shotgun sequence contains the following coding sequences:
- the LOC129249070 gene encoding protein nessun dorma, whose translation MEVYEFDKCLLHRLEESMNVLSWKDKGFPASQVRSEWSYYIELQIEPAGWQALWKMPRVICEESYIRYPTVVFGYVEQVLFKDLKAIFIIQAVQDEEIHLPERHEVFLQDLWPTKEQENSELNIERTADCVDRLRFFYTHVWMPWDNDNDDDLNWVEKHLESRIRFCYDLRKRTLKKPLVTHVRNLLAESKYLQQRREYLELGLSDEDEENLEETIGKTEVTDLMRFHLRLAMIRNEIELLENPETRRIYEEILFPEEKYLKDLENSGAITEKKGDKVFFVMTPYTLDEQIGLMQIAKKSIPKSALVQNVPTLQDVLSRYVYDCIYLAPGRHTLKFLENMNESGKISGLQVAKQKLTSSLDYFSKENVIISSLDDESTLFVFDGSFTLENIVLDCCNVRSGILVKSGTVCLRNCVLIGDGKTSTQQGIICNSGSSVILEECIIERFATGITVLDQAVLHLNNTSVINCQIGTDLSINSNSHFNHSKITNSQKYGIYVATDFKEQNIKTSHKILSSLKEWQNYFNTIPPFIGECEFKGCKDNIFALNIGNSLVSMNALNYLGHNDNLFESPNE comes from the exons ATGGAAGtttatgaatttgataaatgtttactTCACCGTTTGGAAGAATCTATGAATGTTTTATCGTGGAAAGATAAAGGTTTTCCCGCGTCCCAAGTTCGTTCCGAATGGTCGTATTACATTGAACTCCAAATCGAGCCAGCAG GTTGGCAAGCACTTTGGAAGATGCCTCGGGTGATATGCGAGGAGTCATATATTCGTTATCCAACTGTAGTATTTGGTTACGTCGAGCAAGTACTTTTCAAAGATTTAAAAGCCATATTCATAATACAAGCAGTTCAGGATGAAGAAATTCACTTGCCGGAAAGGCACGAAGTTTTCCTACAGGATCTCTGGCCGACGAAGGAACAGGAAAATTCCGAGTTGAACATAGAACGAACGGCTGATTGTGTTGATCGTTTACGTTTCTTTTATACACATGTTTGGATGCCTTGGGACAACGATAATGATGACGATCTGAATTGGGTAGAAAAGCATTTAGAGTCTCGCATTCGGTTTTGCTATGATTTGCGTAAACGAACTTTGAAAAAACCATTGGTTACTCATGTGCGTAATTTGCTTGCCGAATCTAAATATTTACAGCAACGCCGGGAGTACCTAGAATTAGGATTGTCCGATGAAGATGAAGAGAACCTCGAAGAAACCATAGGCAAAACGGAGGTGACGGATCTTATGAGATTTCATTTACGTTTAGCTATGATTCGCAACGAAATAGAGTTACTAGAGAACCCTGAAACACGTCGAATATATGAAGAAATATTATTCccagaagaaaaatatttgaaagaccTGGAAAATTCTGGTGCAATAACGGAGAAGAAGGGCgataaagtattttttgtaatgACACCGTATACATTGGATGAACAAATAGGTCTAATGCAGATTGCTAAGAAAAGCATTCCAAAAAGTGCCTTGGTACAAAATGTTCCTACACTACAG GATGTTTTAAGCAGATATGTTTATGACTGCATATATCTTGCTCCGGGTCGCCATACGTTGAAATTTCTGGAAAATATGAATGAGAGCGGTAAAATTTCCGGACTTCAAGTTGCTAAGCAAAAGCTTACTAGTTCTTTggattatttttcaaaagaaaatgttaTAATATCTTCATTAGACGATGAAAGCACCCTCTTTGTTTTCGATGGTTCCTTTACCCTTGAGAATATTGTCTTAGATTGCTGTAATGTGCGTTCTGGGATTTTGGTCAAAAGCGGTACTGTGTGCCTCCGTAATTGTGTTCTAATAGGGGATGGAAAGACCAGTACGCAACAGGGTATTATATGCAATTCAGGGTCTTCCGTAATTCTGGAAGAATGTATCATTGAACGATTTGCAACCGGAATAACTGTATTGGATCAAGCTGTGCTGCATTTAAATAATACAAGTGTCATAAATTGTCAAATTGGAACCGATTTGAGCATTAATTCAAATTCACATTTCAATCATTCAAAAATAACGAATTCTCAAAAATATGGGATATATGTGGCGACAGATTTTAAGGAGCAAAACATCAAAACCTCACATAAAATATTATCTAGTTTAAAGGAATGGCAAAA ctatTTTAACACAATTCCACCTTTTATTGGAGAATGTGAATTTAAAGGTTGCAAAGACAATATATTTGCGCTAAATATAGGAAATTCGCTTGTTTCAATGAATGCTTTAAACTATTTAGGACATAACgataatttatttgaaagtcCCAATGAATGA
- the LOC129249217 gene encoding 28S ribosomal protein S18b, mitochondrial: MFTILRGISRNLTSTFAIADRVVRPHKITYFHSNAVLRCQVKEEQIKDDSESVNLTDDAVKDQKKDRTQVIPVETSIRYLQSSAYKETYGDQFVWEQYRRNHKGALPPRKTRKTCIRKGVISTGNPCPICRDEYLVLDHRNIDLLRQFISPHTGKVLSYSKTGLCQKKHFELLVAIERAWDYGLITFDVPFRKFDLDEYYGNAADKTQ; this comes from the exons ATGTTTACAATTCTGAGAGGAATATCTAGAAATCTGACTAGTACATTTGCTATTGCTGATCGCGTAGTTCGTCCTcacaaaattacatattttcattCCAATGCCGTTTTAAGATGCCAAGTCAAAGAAGAACAAATTAAAGATGATTCTGAATCAGTAAATCTTACAGATGATGCAGTGAAGGACCAGAAAAAAGATCGAACGCAGGTTATACCAGTAGAAACATCAATCCGATATCTTCAAAGTTCTGCTTACAAGGAAACATATGGTGACCAGTTCGTGTGGGAGCAATATAG ACGTAACCATAAAGGGGCATTACCTCCTCGCAAAACACGTAAAACTTGCATACGCAAAGGTGTAATTTCTACAGGAAATCCATGTCCTATTTGTCGTGACGAATACTTAGTCTTAGATCATCGTAATATTGACTTACTACGCCAGTTTATATCGCCTCATACTGGTAAAGTTCTAAGTTATTCTAAAACAGGTCTCtgtcaaaaaaaacattttgagctTTTAGTGGCTATAGAACGGGCTTGGGATTACGGGCTCATAACTTTTGACGTCCCTTTTCGAAAGTTCGATCTTGACGAATATTACGGCAACGCCGCAGATAAAACGCAATAA
- the LOC129249216 gene encoding pyridine nucleotide-disulfide oxidoreductase domain-containing protein 1 — translation MDSYSNDKNSQLEEHSVSFLVVGGGIAGVSCAETLAIYHPEESIILLTESSLIKTIANLEPVARYVYKFDVKEQSLEDTKQLAPAIVTIVDQLLRIEASEHRAITQHGRSIFYKSICLCTGAVPHLISNNTSRVIGIRDTDSVLTLQRRLKNAKSVVLLGNGGIASELAYELHGVEVHWVIKDGHIASTFVDAGAAHFFQVSMHHNKSKEKIASVEKPEATSIVKRLRYAEILSEDQSKDVIKHGAALGPDWHRNFTLKGSAVAELDSPIMYYKTHVEQIIEENNLLVVKLSNGEQIKCDFLVSATGVEPHHNYCCSVPLTLASDGGIAVNDMMETNVEGIYAAGDVCTCIWEHGEHWLQMRLWTQARQMGCMAGRSMSAKLRNEVIYQDFCFELFGHVTQLFGYSVVLLGRYNGQGLGTDYEILLRCTPQKEYIKFILQNGRLRGAILIGNTELAETCENLILNGIDLTPYGDDILNPDIDIEDYFD, via the coding sequence ATGGACTCTTATAGCAATGACAAAAATTCACAGCTCGAGGAACATTCGGTATCATTCCTAGTCGTAGGCGGTGGCATTGCCGGTGTATCATGCGCAGAAACCCTTGCCATTTATCATCCAGAAGAgagtataattttattaacggaATCCAGCCTTATAAAAACTATAGCGAATTTAGAACCTGTCGCAcggtatgtttataaatttgatgTAAAAGAACAGTCTTTGGAAGACACCAAACAGCTTGCCCCAGCAATCGTAACCATTGTTGACCAGCTCCTGCGAATAGAAGCCTCAGAACATCGCGCTATAACCCAACACGGGCGCAGCATATTTTACAAGTCAATTTGTCTTTGTACAGGAGCTGTACCTCACCTAATTTCCAATAACACTTCTCGTGTTATTGGAATACGCGACACTGATTCAGTTCTGACATTACAGCGGCGTTTGAAAAATGCGAAAAGTGTGGTATTGTTGGGCAACGGTGGCATTGCCAGCGAACTTGCTTACGAACTGCATGGTGTTGAAGTACATTGGGTCATCAAAGACGGTCATATAGCATCAACATTTGTAGATGCTGGTGCTGCACATTTCTTCCAAGTATCGATGCATCATAATAAATCGAAGGAAAAGATTGCTTCAGTTGAAAAACCGGAGGCCACCTCAATTGTTAAACGGTTAAGATACGCCGAAATACTATCAGAAGATCAAAGTAAAGATGTAATAAAGCATGGGGCTGCTCTAGGGCCAGATTGGCATAGAAATTTTACACTTAAAGGAAGTGCAGTTGCTGAGCTAGACTCTCCGATCATGTATTACAAAACCCATGTTGAACaaataatagaagaaaataaCCTATTAGTTGTGAAGCTCTCCAATGGTGAACAAATTAAATGTGATTTTCTTGTTTCGGCGACTGGGGTTGAACCACATCATAATTATTGCTGTTCAGTGCCTCTAACTTTGGCTTCTGATGGGGGAATCGCCGTAAATGATATGATGGAAACTAATGTAGAAGGGATTTATGCAGCTGGTGATGTTTGCACTTGTATCTGGGAGCATGGAGAGCACTGGTTACAAATGAGGCTATGGACACAAGCGCGTCAAATGGGTTGTATGGCTGGGCGTAGTATGAGCGCGAAATTAAGAAATGAAGTAATTTATCAAGATTtctgttttgaactttttgggCATGTAACACAGCTTTTTGGTTATTCAGTTGTACTACTTGGTCGATATAATGGCCAAGGCTTAGGAACTGATTATGAAATATTACTCCGTTGCACGCCTCAAAAAgagtatataaaatttatactacAAAATGGCCGCCTACGAGGAGCAATATTGATTGGAAATACAGAACTTGCTGAGACCTGCGAGAATTTAATTTTGAACGGCATAGACCTCACACCATATGGAGATGACATTCTTAATCCAGATATTGACATCGAAGACTATTTTGATTAA
- the LOC129249218 gene encoding transcription initiation factor TFIID subunit 13, translated as MTTNANIDENFENPDFDEDELGEEQFVSTTAGRKRLFSKELRCMMYGFGDDKNPYTESVDLLEDVVIEFITEMTHRAMEIGRTGRVQVEDIIFLVRKDQRKYARVKDLLTMNEELKKARKAFDEIKYVGNEAKIK; from the exons ATGACAACAAACGCAAATATAgacgaaaattttgaaaacccaGAC TTCGACGAAGATGAATTGGGCGAGGAGCAGTTTGTCTCCACTACGGCTGGAAGGAAAAGACTGTTCAGCAAAGAACTGCGATGCATGATGTATGGTTTTGGAGATGATAAGAACCCATATACCGAAAGTGTGGACTTGTTGGAGGACGTGGTAATTGAATTCATAACCGAAATGACGCATAGGGCAATGGAAATCGGGCGTACTGGTCGTGTACAAGTAGAAGATATTATATTCTTAGTTCGAAAGGACCAAAGAAAATATGCGCGAGTCAAAGATTTGTTAACCATGAATGAAGAATTGAAAAAGGCGAGAAAGGCAtttgatgaaattaaatatgTGG GTAATGAGGCGAAAATCAAATGA